Proteins encoded within one genomic window of Flavobacterium gilvum:
- a CDS encoding sulfatase family protein, translating to MRIIKFRKNVFFLIALLGIITVNAQKKQTNQGKPNVIVILMDDMGYADTKPYGSVGYETPNFDKLANEGMRFTHFYAAQAVCTASRAALLTGCYPTRLGVGFALAPWDTTALNPKEETIATLLKNKGYVTGMLGKWHLGSKAPFLPIHYGFDTFYGIPYSHDYWPVDYKGNPVPPDTPNDWRGKCPQLPIYEGDTQVGTIPNLEEASKLTTTLTEKAEAFIEKNKNKPFFLYLAHPLPHVPLAVSSKFKGKSGGGLYGDVVSEIDWSVGKIMETLKKNGLDKNTLLIVTSDNGPWLSYGNHGGSTGGLREGKGTAWDGGTRVPCYISWPGKIASGTVSNQLMTNMDILPTIVAATNANLPKEKIDGLNFLPLLTGKTNKSPRDLFYVYYDLNSLKVIRYKTWELVLPHSSQAYSQAIPGKDGTPGKVPYVKVPLALYDLIHDPGTIQDVQSQYPEVVEEILKYAELAREDMGDAITKREGKNNRTPAKMQ from the coding sequence ATGAGAATTATTAAGTTTAGAAAAAATGTTTTCTTTTTAATTGCTTTATTAGGGATTATTACAGTTAATGCTCAAAAAAAGCAGACCAATCAAGGAAAACCCAATGTCATAGTTATTTTGATGGATGATATGGGTTATGCAGATACAAAGCCATATGGGAGTGTTGGTTACGAAACGCCTAATTTTGATAAATTAGCCAATGAGGGAATGCGTTTTACCCATTTTTATGCGGCTCAGGCTGTGTGTACTGCTTCTAGGGCTGCTTTGCTAACGGGTTGTTATCCCACCAGACTTGGAGTAGGATTTGCTCTTGCACCTTGGGATACGACGGCATTGAATCCCAAAGAGGAAACGATTGCTACTTTGCTGAAAAATAAAGGGTATGTAACCGGAATGTTGGGAAAATGGCATTTGGGATCAAAAGCGCCATTTCTTCCTATTCATTATGGTTTTGATACTTTTTACGGAATTCCGTATTCACATGATTATTGGCCTGTGGATTATAAAGGAAATCCAGTTCCGCCAGATACTCCAAATGATTGGAGAGGTAAATGCCCGCAGCTTCCTATTTATGAAGGAGATACGCAAGTGGGAACTATACCAAATTTGGAAGAAGCTTCAAAACTTACAACCACACTCACAGAAAAAGCCGAAGCATTTATTGAAAAAAATAAAAATAAACCTTTCTTTCTGTATTTAGCGCATCCCTTACCACATGTGCCTTTGGCAGTTTCATCCAAGTTTAAAGGCAAATCGGGAGGAGGTTTGTATGGCGATGTAGTCAGTGAAATTGACTGGTCAGTCGGAAAAATAATGGAAACTCTTAAGAAAAATGGTCTTGACAAAAATACATTGCTAATCGTAACAAGTGACAATGGTCCTTGGCTTTCTTATGGGAATCATGGCGGATCTACCGGTGGTTTGCGTGAAGGCAAAGGAACCGCTTGGGACGGAGGAACCAGAGTGCCTTGCTACATTAGTTGGCCGGGAAAAATTGCATCGGGAACGGTATCCAATCAATTGATGACCAATATGGATATTTTGCCAACCATTGTCGCTGCAACGAATGCCAATTTACCCAAAGAAAAAATAGATGGACTTAACTTTTTACCCTTATTAACAGGTAAAACTAACAAGTCTCCTCGTGATTTATTTTATGTGTATTATGATCTTAATAGTTTGAAGGTTATTCGTTATAAAACTTGGGAATTGGTTTTGCCACACAGTTCACAGGCTTATAGTCAGGCAATACCTGGAAAAGATGGAACTCCCGGAAAAGTACCTTATGTAAAAGTTCCATTGGCATTATACGATCTTATTCATGATCCCGGAACAATACAAGATGTGCAAAGTCAGTATCCCGAAGTGGTTGAAGAAATTTTGAAATACGCTGAATTGGCAAGAGAAGATATGGGTGATGCCATTACTAAGCGTGAAGGGAAAAATAACAGAACACCAGCCAAAATGCAATAA
- a CDS encoding beta-N-acetylhexosaminidase, which translates to MKKRILFIGLLFTTLIQAQQSVNIIPQPLSLNVKKGSFVVDDKTAIESSKSDKEVQKVALFFENYLNKVSKVKIKNSAAKGSKKICFLIEKNNELGEEGYTINVSPANITVKANTSKGLFYGMQTLVQTLPLEQGKNWVQIPAMEIKDYPRFQWRGVMLDVCRYFFTVDMMKQYIDLMASYKMNVLHWHLTEDQGWRIEIKKYPRLTEIGSVRNGTIISRYPGKGNTNVPVAGFYTQEQVKELVKYASDRAITIIPEIEMPGHSSAAIAAYPELSCFPKERTKFRDTVFSLKSRKELAEGRVKFVQETWGVFEDVYAPTEYTFKFLEDVLDEVMPLFPSKYIHIGGDECPKEAWKRSEFCQNLIKEKGLKDEHGLQSYFISRMEKYINSKGKSIIGWDEILEGGLAPNATVMSWRGEKGGIDAAKLNHDVIMTPGDPCYLNRPQGDPEVEPVGGWGVSTLKNVYAYEPIPSELNAEEAKHVLGSQANFWTEYIPTFEHLQYMTLPRLLAISEVMWSPKEKRDWKEFRQRLNPYFKSFEVKGLKYSKGDFRTLISTATKNNVLSIVLDTENPDAVIYYTTDGSIPTTSSLKYEKPISIDKSMTIKAITVLDNKVMTPKPAEQSFVYNKAFGKKLTYEKKYSSSYKASGDNALIDGIKGTKEITKNWHGFQENDIVATIDFGDGIVGNSISLGCLQNWAKWIFLPKWVKFEISEDGVNFKEIKTLTNTVLPTEKGDIFKEFKVEMPQQKMMKLRITAKNLGDTPTGHNEEKQKPWLFADEILIN; encoded by the coding sequence ATGAAAAAAAGAATTCTTTTTATCGGGTTGTTGTTTACTACTCTTATTCAGGCACAACAATCAGTGAATATTATACCGCAGCCGCTAAGTTTAAATGTGAAAAAAGGGAGTTTTGTAGTTGATGACAAAACAGCTATTGAATCTTCAAAATCAGATAAAGAGGTTCAGAAAGTAGCTTTGTTTTTTGAAAATTATCTCAATAAAGTTTCTAAGGTTAAAATAAAAAATAGTGCTGCCAAAGGTTCTAAAAAGATTTGTTTCCTTATTGAAAAAAACAATGAATTGGGTGAAGAAGGTTATACAATAAATGTTTCTCCTGCAAATATTACTGTAAAAGCCAATACATCAAAAGGGTTGTTTTACGGAATGCAGACATTGGTACAAACATTGCCTTTGGAACAAGGAAAAAATTGGGTACAGATTCCTGCTATGGAAATAAAAGATTATCCCCGTTTTCAATGGAGAGGGGTTATGCTTGATGTATGCCGTTATTTTTTTACTGTCGACATGATGAAGCAATACATCGATTTGATGGCTTCTTACAAAATGAATGTACTTCATTGGCATTTGACCGAAGACCAAGGCTGGAGAATCGAAATCAAGAAATACCCTCGATTGACAGAGATTGGTTCGGTTCGTAATGGAACAATCATTAGCAGGTATCCCGGAAAAGGAAATACGAATGTTCCTGTTGCCGGTTTTTATACTCAAGAACAGGTAAAGGAATTGGTTAAATATGCTTCAGACAGGGCAATTACCATTATCCCCGAAATTGAGATGCCCGGACACTCTAGTGCTGCCATTGCGGCTTATCCCGAGTTGAGTTGTTTTCCGAAGGAGAGAACTAAATTCAGAGATACTGTTTTTTCGTTAAAATCAAGAAAAGAATTGGCTGAGGGAAGAGTAAAATTTGTTCAGGAAACTTGGGGTGTTTTTGAAGATGTTTATGCTCCTACAGAGTATACTTTTAAGTTTTTGGAAGATGTATTAGACGAAGTTATGCCTTTATTTCCATCAAAATATATTCACATAGGAGGTGATGAATGTCCGAAAGAAGCTTGGAAAAGAAGTGAATTTTGTCAAAATTTGATAAAAGAAAAAGGATTGAAGGATGAACACGGGCTGCAAAGTTATTTCATCTCCAGAATGGAGAAATACATCAATTCTAAAGGGAAATCTATAATTGGGTGGGATGAAATTTTAGAAGGTGGCTTGGCGCCAAATGCAACCGTAATGAGTTGGAGAGGCGAAAAAGGAGGAATTGACGCAGCAAAATTAAATCATGATGTAATCATGACGCCTGGTGATCCTTGTTACCTTAATCGTCCTCAGGGTGATCCAGAAGTGGAACCAGTAGGAGGATGGGGTGTTAGTACATTGAAGAATGTGTATGCCTATGAACCTATTCCGTCTGAGTTGAATGCCGAAGAAGCCAAACATGTTTTGGGATCACAAGCCAATTTTTGGACAGAATATATACCTACATTCGAGCATTTGCAATACATGACATTGCCTCGTTTATTGGCTATTTCCGAAGTAATGTGGTCTCCAAAAGAAAAACGGGATTGGAAAGAATTTAGACAGCGCTTAAATCCCTATTTCAAAAGTTTTGAGGTTAAAGGACTGAAATATTCGAAGGGAGATTTTAGAACTCTGATTTCGACTGCCACAAAAAACAATGTTTTATCGATAGTGCTTGATACTGAAAATCCAGATGCTGTAATTTATTATACAACCGATGGTAGTATTCCCACAACTTCAAGTCTTAAATATGAAAAACCGATTAGCATTGATAAGTCAATGACAATTAAAGCAATTACGGTTTTGGATAATAAAGTGATGACTCCAAAACCAGCCGAACAGTCTTTTGTTTACAATAAGGCATTTGGAAAAAAATTAACTTATGAAAAAAAATACAGCAGTTCTTACAAGGCCAGCGGAGATAATGCCTTGATTGATGGTATAAAAGGAACAAAGGAAATTACCAAAAACTGGCATGGATTTCAGGAAAACGACATCGTTGCGACAATCGATTTTGGTGACGGAATTGTTGGAAATAGTATTTCGTTAGGTTGTTTGCAAAATTGGGCAAAGTGGATTTTTTTACCAAAATGGGTTAAATTTGAGATTTCAGAAGATGGTGTTAATTTTAAAGAAATCAAAACATTAACAAATACAGTGTTACCTACAGAAAAAGGAGATATTTTCAAGGAATTTAAAGTTGAAATGCCACAGCAAAAAATGATGAAATTGCGTATAACGGCCAAAAATTTAGGAGATACTCCAACAGGGCATAACGAGGAAAAACAAAAACCTTGGTTATTTGCCGATGAAATATTGATAAATTAG
- a CDS encoding glycoside hydrolase family protein, with product MQKLKLVAIFCLIHFIASAQDNLDFQKIIGQVDTSEFFSSPDYYTWCSSVIKGEDGKYYMFYSRWSHGNRTDTDDPMNYIFNGFSGWNKYSEIACAVADKIDGPYKYVATILKSKGNNDWDKFTFHNPQIRKFKKTYYLYYISNSYDPTLFENDTKKTKDWKHWLQYNCTQKIGVVKANHIADFINGKYIKPKEPLMQPDNVKTFEVTTNPTVTQGHDGRYYMMFKSRKPNVGNMTFWMAVSDTPDGKFTIVSDVFTNADMACEDPCMWYDKKRKRYYAAVKYYSNSKKLVPQFGALALITSEDGVNWKGAQNPLISLRELKTKDGIIQLAHLERPFVYIDEKGQPAALFAAASIKEPSQGGEHPTADYNSFVVCFKLNENKK from the coding sequence ATGCAAAAGCTAAAATTGGTCGCAATATTCTGTTTGATTCATTTCATTGCATCAGCCCAAGATAATTTGGATTTTCAAAAAATAATTGGACAGGTTGATACTTCAGAATTCTTTTCTTCACCAGATTATTATACTTGGTGTAGCAGTGTAATTAAAGGAGAAGACGGTAAATATTATATGTTTTATTCTCGATGGTCGCACGGAAATAGAACCGATACCGATGATCCTATGAATTATATTTTTAATGGATTTAGCGGATGGAACAAATATTCAGAAATTGCCTGCGCAGTAGCCGATAAGATTGATGGTCCTTATAAATATGTGGCCACAATTTTGAAATCCAAAGGAAACAATGATTGGGATAAATTTACATTCCATAATCCGCAAATAAGAAAATTCAAGAAGACGTATTACTTGTATTACATTTCCAATTCGTACGATCCAACTTTGTTTGAAAATGACACCAAAAAAACAAAAGACTGGAAACATTGGTTGCAATACAATTGTACCCAAAAAATAGGTGTTGTCAAGGCTAATCATATAGCCGATTTTATTAACGGAAAATACATAAAGCCAAAAGAACCTTTAATGCAGCCTGATAACGTAAAAACTTTTGAAGTAACAACCAATCCAACAGTTACTCAGGGACATGACGGGAGATATTACATGATGTTTAAATCGCGTAAACCCAATGTTGGAAACATGACTTTTTGGATGGCGGTCAGTGATACTCCAGATGGGAAATTTACCATTGTAAGCGATGTGTTTACCAATGCCGATATGGCTTGCGAAGATCCGTGTATGTGGTACGACAAAAAACGAAAAAGATATTACGCCGCAGTAAAATATTATTCCAATAGCAAAAAATTAGTCCCTCAGTTTGGTGCATTGGCGCTTATCACTTCCGAAGATGGGGTAAACTGGAAAGGTGCCCAAAATCCTTTGATTTCGCTACGTGAGTTAAAAACCAAAGACGGAATTATTCAATTGGCTCATCTTGAACGCCCTTTTGTTTATATAGACGAAAAAGGACAACCAGCAGCATTATTTGCAGCAGCGTCAATCAAAGAACCATCACAAGGAGGGGAGCACCCAACAGCAGACTATAATTCGTTTGTGGTTTGTTTTAAATTAAATGAAAATAAAAAATAG
- a CDS encoding SDR family NAD(P)-dependent oxidoreductase, with the protein MQLLDNKIIFLTGGSMGIGLECAKKYAEAGAKVMIMANDEASLIESMKILGEGHSTFFGDISISSNVENAIKFTLKQYGKIDVIHNNAGIASPSKSLDQTDEYEWDKLFNINLKGVFYTTRYGLEALKQTKGCILNTSSVVAEIGQENHAAYSATKGALNALTKSMALDYAKYKIRVNAVAPAGVWTPMLREWAKQQKDPSKIEKYLDDIHVLGHCPDGDVIADACVFLVSDKARFITGNIMPVSGGAELGYRRFE; encoded by the coding sequence ATGCAGCTATTAGATAATAAGATTATATTTCTTACAGGAGGATCAATGGGCATTGGTTTGGAATGTGCAAAAAAATATGCCGAAGCAGGAGCCAAAGTTATGATTATGGCCAATGACGAAGCTTCATTGATTGAATCCATGAAAATATTAGGAGAAGGACATAGTACTTTTTTTGGTGATATTTCTATTTCATCCAATGTGGAAAATGCAATCAAGTTTACTTTAAAGCAATATGGCAAAATTGATGTGATTCACAACAACGCCGGTATTGCAAGCCCTTCAAAATCATTAGATCAAACCGATGAATATGAGTGGGATAAACTATTTAATATTAATCTAAAAGGAGTTTTCTACACTACTCGTTATGGTTTAGAAGCTTTAAAACAAACGAAAGGTTGTATTTTAAACACCAGTAGTGTTGTTGCGGAAATAGGTCAAGAAAATCACGCCGCTTATTCGGCGACAAAAGGAGCTTTAAATGCACTGACGAAATCTATGGCTCTGGATTATGCCAAATATAAAATAAGGGTTAATGCTGTGGCACCTGCCGGAGTATGGACTCCCATGTTGCGGGAATGGGCAAAACAACAAAAAGATCCTAGCAAAATTGAAAAATATCTGGACGACATTCATGTTTTGGGACATTGTCCAGATGGTGATGTTATTGCAGATGCCTGTGTTTTTCTTGTTTCGGATAAAGCACGGTTTATAACCGGGAATATAATGCCGGTAAGTGGAGGTGCGGAGTTAGGCTATAGACGATTTGAATAA
- a CDS encoding L-rhamnose mutarotase, translating to MKKINFIILIAFLTLISCNDVKKTEPIKVGKRVGMVTGIKPDKIEYYKKLHAKVWPGVLNKLKDCNIHNYSIYIQKIGDQYFLFSYFDYTGNDFDKDMKKMAADSITQRWWKETDPTQIPLPEAASKKQVWTNMEEVFHTN from the coding sequence ATGAAAAAAATAAATTTTATAATACTGATTGCCTTTCTGACTTTGATTAGCTGTAATGATGTAAAAAAGACAGAACCGATCAAAGTAGGCAAACGAGTTGGAATGGTAACTGGAATTAAGCCGGATAAAATAGAATATTATAAAAAATTGCATGCCAAAGTTTGGCCTGGTGTTTTGAATAAATTGAAGGATTGTAATATTCATAATTATTCGATATACATTCAAAAAATAGGTGACCAATATTTTTTGTTCAGTTATTTTGATTATACAGGCAATGATTTTGATAAGGATATGAAAAAAATGGCTGCCGACAGTATTACACAACGTTGGTGGAAAGAAACAGATCCAACACAAATTCCGTTACCAGAAGCAGCAAGCAAAAAACAAGTATGGACCAATATGGAAGAAGTTTTCCACACTAATTAA